CAGACGTGGATCATCCGTATCATACCCCAATAATCCGGCAATTAATGCCACATCAGTGGCATGTCCCTTATAAGTATCAGCAAAAGAACCGTACAGCGACAATACAACACGCTTCGGCTCTTTGCCAAATATACTGCGCGCCAGCCTGCCAATCTTCGCCGCCCCTGCTGTATGAGAGCTAGAGGGACCGACCATAACCGGACCGATTACATCAAACACGCTACGGTATTTCATTATCATTCTCCCTTGTACATAAATCATGAAATATCTCGAGCAAAAAGAATCACTAATCCATAATATGCGCTTCACAGAGACGATGCAATAAGATTGGCCATACCCGGCAACAGCACAAAGGCCGCCCTTTGGCCAAGCCTGACCGCAAGACAGCCTGTGTATCTAGTTATTGCTTATTATACCCGCAAACGATGAATTCCCTTGTTCTCGAGACCACGAATAAGTGGGGTCCAATCCTCATCCTCCGCGGTTGTGTTCAATGCATCTTCCACCATCTGCAGCTTCGCATCAAGTGCATCGATATGGTGCAAGGCCACCGCTTCCGCCGTCTGCGGCTGTACCGGACTACCCCACTCGCCCAAGTTATGATGTGAGAGCACCAGATGCTGCAGTCCCATCACCTTCGGTGAATCCAGGTCAATATCAAGCCGGATCGCCGCCTCTGTAATCCAGTTGGACGCCATTGAGATATGGCCTAGCAGCTTGCCTGCCGTGCTATATTCGGACACAATGCCGAGCTGTGCTACCATCTCTTCGGGTTTGGCAATATCGTGCAATATAATTCCCGCCCGGAGCATATCTGGATTCAGAAATGTACGCTGCCCACAGAGAAACTCACCAAGCTCCAGCATCCTGACCATGTGATAGGCAAGGCCGGCAAAATAGGCATGATGATGCGTCTTCGCAGCCGGATAATGCATCAGCTTCTCTTCCACTTTATCAACACAATAAGTTACGATGCTGCGGATCTCCGCATCCGATATAGTAGCGATCGTCGCCTGGATCGTATGGATCAAGTCCACCGCCCGAATCGGAGCGGAACGGACGAACTCCGTCAACTTCACTCCATCTTCTTCTTTGACCGGACGCATCTGGATGATCTTCATTTGCAGCCGCTCCCGATAAGTTTGTACAACACCGCGTACCTTTACGAGCCCCATTGGGAAGAAGGTCTCTTTATCAACCTCTGAAGCATCCCATAATTTAGCAGAGATTTCTCCACTGGAGTCGCTCAGCACGATATCCAAATAATTTTTGGGAGGCGTACTATTCGTTAATTTAACTTCTACTTCCTTCAGTAAATAATAACCGATGAATTCCTCTTGATTTACAAATTCTTTAATTAATGTCATGGATTCTCCC
The window above is part of the Paenibacillus lutimineralis genome. Proteins encoded here:
- a CDS encoding 3'-5' exoribonuclease YhaM family protein, with translation MTLIKEFVNQEEFIGYYLLKEVEVKLTNSTPPKNYLDIVLSDSSGEISAKLWDASEVDKETFFPMGLVKVRGVVQTYRERLQMKIIQMRPVKEEDGVKLTEFVRSAPIRAVDLIHTIQATIATISDAEIRSIVTYCVDKVEEKLMHYPAAKTHHHAYFAGLAYHMVRMLELGEFLCGQRTFLNPDMLRAGIILHDIAKPEEMVAQLGIVSEYSTAGKLLGHISMASNWITEAAIRLDIDLDSPKVMGLQHLVLSHHNLGEWGSPVQPQTAEAVALHHIDALDAKLQMVEDALNTTAEDEDWTPLIRGLENKGIHRLRV